Part of the Micromonospora inyonensis genome, CCGGTCGCGGTCGCCTCCCCGGAGCACGCCCTGCGCGCCCTGGACGCGGCAGCCGCCGCGCAGCCCGACTGGGCGCGGACCGCCCTGGCCGACCGGGCGAGTGTGGTGCGCGGCTACCGGGCCTTCCTCGACGCCGAGGCCGAGGCGCTGGCCCGGCTGATCGTGCTGGAGAGCGGCAAGACCATCACCGACGCCCGGCTCGAGGTGGCGGTCGCCGGTGCCGTGGTGGACGAGCTGCTGGCCTGCGCCCCGACGGCCGTCGGGGCACGCGAGGACGGCGACCGGACCGTACGGGTCACCACCCTTCGGGCACCGGTCGGGCCGGCGCTGCTCATCACGCCGTGGAACTTCCCGCTCAGCATGGCCAGCCGCAAGGTGGTGTCCGCGCTGCTGGCCGGCTGCACCTTCGTCCTCAAGCCGTCCGAGCGCACCCCGCTGACCGCGATGTACCTGGTGGACGCGCTGTGCCGGGCGGGTCTGCCCACGGGGGTCGGTTCGGTCGTACCGTCGCACCGGTCCGCCGAGATCCTGGCCGGGCTGACCGGCGACCCACGGCTACGCAAGATCTCGTTCACCGGGTCGACCGCAGTGGGCCGCAAGGTCCTGCGGGCCAGCACCACGCACTTCCAGCGGGTGGGCCTGGAACTGGGCGGCAACGCGCCGGCGGTCATCTGCCCGGGCGCCGACCTCGAGGCGGCCGTCACCACCATCTGGCAGGCCAAGCTCTACAACAACGGGCAGGCCTGCACCGCACCCAACCGGGTGCTGGTGCCCGAGTCCGCCGCGGCCGACGCCTTCGAACTCTTCCG contains:
- a CDS encoding aldehyde dehydrogenase family protein, translating into MRLHSHLPEHLLSRLILGSELVDVDRDDLAEITGPAGAATWPVAVASPEHALRALDAAAAAQPDWARTALADRASVVRGYRAFLDAEAEALARLIVLESGKTITDARLEVAVAGAVVDELLACAPTAVGAREDGDRTVRVTTLRAPVGPALLITPWNFPLSMASRKVVSALLAGCTFVLKPSERTPLTAMYLVDALCRAGLPTGVGSVVPSHRSAEILAGLTGDPRLRKISFTGSTAVGRKVLRASTTHFQRVGLELGGNAPAVICPGADLEAAVTTIWQAKLYNNGQACTAPNRVLVPESAAADAFELFRAAATGTAVADPWTESARLGPVISEAAADRLRRLVEAPHGGTVVTGGVEPGTPGASVPATVVLAPDPGAGVCVEELFGPVLPVVSYPDDDLGAALALANSTEYGLASYVFGDAAQTELVAAGLDVGMVAVNRGSVSHPKAAFGGVKHSGFGRENGVEGIDEFLETRTVLRPLPAQESAR